From the Euphorbia lathyris chromosome 6, ddEupLath1.1, whole genome shotgun sequence genome, one window contains:
- the LOC136232411 gene encoding internal alternative NAD(P)H-ubiquinone oxidoreductase A1, mitochondrial-like, with the protein MSFFSNLIRYSTIKSLSSSSSSSFALKTNPNFLFTSLFYFSTDAAHHKSPPPPPTQYAGLGPTTPKDKPRVVILGSGWAGCRLMKGIDTQYYDVVCVSPRNHMVFTPLLASTCVGTLEFRSVAEPIARIQPAISREPNSYFFLANCTGVDAPNHVVQCETVTDGSKTMDPWKFDLSYDKLVIALGADASTFGIQGVKEHATFLREVHHAQEIRRKLLLNLMLSDVPGVTEEEKSRLLHCVVVGGGPTGVEFSGELSDFIMRDVRQRYAHVKNYIHVTLIEANEILSSFDDRLRRYATKQLTKSGVRLVRGIVKDVQPQKLILSDGSEVPYGLLVWSTGVGPSPLVKSMDLPKSPGGRIGIDEWLRVPSVQDVFAIGDCSGFLESTGKQVLPALAQVAERQGKYLAGLLNRIGKSGGGYANSGKDIDFGDQFVYKHLGSMATIGSYKALVDLRQSKEAKGLSLTGFTSWFIWRSAYLTRVVSWRNRLYVGINWATTFLFGRDISRI; encoded by the exons ATGTCTTTCTTTTCCAATCTAATTCGATATTCAACTATCAAATCactctcttcttcatcttcttcttccttcgcACTCAAGACCAATCCTAATTTTTTATTCACTTCACTCTTTTATTTTAGCACCGATGCCGCTCATCACAAGAGCCCGCCGCCGCCGCCAACGCAGTATGCCGGTCTAGGGCCGACCACTCCAAAGGACAAGCCACGCGTGGTCATTTTGGGCTCGGGATGGGCTGGATGCCGCCTCATGAAGGGCATAGACACACAATATTATGATGTTGTTTGCGTGTCGCCCCGAAACCATATGGTTTTCACTCCTCTCCTGGCTTCTACTTGCGTCGGTACCCTTGAGTTCAGGTCTGTGGCTGAGCCTATCGCTCGGATCCAGCCCGCCATTTCCAGAGAGCCCAATTCTTACTTCTTTCTCGCTAATTGTACTGGTGTTGATGCTCCTAATCATGTG GTGCAATGCGAGACTGTTACGGATGGATCAAAAACCATGGATCCGTGGAAATTTGATCTCTCGTATGACAAGTTGGTAATTGCATTGGGAGCAGATGCCTCCACTTTTGGGATACAAGGTGTCAAAGAACATGCTACTTTTCTTCGGGAAGTTCATCATGCTCAGGAAATTCGTAGAAAACTACTCCTGAACTTGATGCTCTCTGATGTGCCTG GTGTTACAGAAGAAGAAAAGAGCAGACTGTTACACTGTGTTGTTGTTGGAGGTGGGCCCACTGGAGTTGAATTCAGTGGTGAACTAAGTGATTTTATCATGAGAGATGTTCGTCAAAGATACGCTCATGTGAAAAATTATATTCATGTTACTTTGATCGAG GCAAATGAAATCCTGTCTTCTTTTGATGATCGGCTCCGTCGCTATGCCACTAAGCAGTTGACAAAG TCAGGAGTTCGCCTTGTCCGTGGGATTGTCAAAGATGTTCAACCTCAAAAGCTAATACTTAGTGATGGATCAGAGGTCCCATATGGTCTATTAGTGTGGTCTACTGGTGTTGGTCCCTCACCTCTTGTAAAATCTATGGACCTTCCTAAATCTCCAGGAGGAAG GATTGGTATAGATGAGTGGCTACGAGTCCCTTCCGTGCAGGATGTGTTTGCTATTGGGGATTGCAGTGGGTTTCTTGAAAGTACTGGTAAACAAGTCCTTCCAGCTTTGGCTCAG GTAGCAGAACGGCAAGGAAAATATCTTGCAGGTTTATTGAACAGAATTGGTAAATCTGGTGGAGGGTATGCGAACAGTGGTAAAGACATAGATTTCGGGGATCAATTTGTGTACAAACATCTTGGAAGCATGGCAACTATCGGCAGCTACAAGGCCCTTGTTGATCTGAGACAGAGTAAA GAAGCCAAAGGGTTATCTTTGACGGGTTTTACGAGTTGGTTTATATGGCGCTCTGCATATCTAACACGAGTAGTAAGCTGGCGGAATAGACTATATGTGGGTATCAATTGGGCCACAACTTTCCTGTTTGGTCGTGATATAAGCAGAATATAG